From the genome of Perca fluviatilis chromosome 1, GENO_Pfluv_1.0, whole genome shotgun sequence, one region includes:
- the LOC120556593 gene encoding protein ELFN1-like, which yields MASISARVSPMDIVTTSQMAGRTGQGRQRHNVTGGSSSVVLSTASSFLCWLALLSIMRLPMVTADCWLIEGEKGFVWLAICSMNQPPYETIPSHINSTIVDLRLNENKIRSVHFSSLSRFGNLTYLNLTKNDISYVEDGAFSAQFNLQVLQMGFNKLRNLTEGMLRGLGKLQYLYLQANLIETVTPNTFWECPNIENIDLSMNRIQVLDGSLFSVLSKLTTCELYTNPFHCSCELLGFVRWLSAFPNRTSERMVCDSPPGFFGYTLLSQNPRMPALRNALNALSQVCTEDGSSVTSFYVISPHDSTTPPSDFASPCGLDDCASGTPPDDVISLSPIFSDPNPIMTLKQMRHSSAVITVQIPHPYRKMYILVLYNNSFFTDIQNLKNQREDIELKNLKPNIDYRYCVASIRNSLRFNHTCLTISTGRRAGAERIANPSSATHYIMTILGCLFGMLLFLGLVVHCLRKKRIMQEKERKMSRIQRTLIELKYGGEGGIEGGSGGSVSQKLGAGDSLSRMPYLPQGGEIDPYKLQEVTETPVHKPAKLNYMEVRGPGIEREREREREREREREMSPQANPQGSVAEISTIAKEVDKVNQIINNCIDALKSESTSFQQGIKSPSSAGGGAVSTAEPQLVLLSEQGERERGSEFLSPVYKGGRGGREERGRSYHHSLQRHHSVEAPPASKRPSTSSSPGSARSPRSFRSEGGYHSSETRYIERTSPGERGERGGGGGEAIRTVNPAAAILRAEAQRIRQYNEHRHSYPGSQQHLQEMQHHPQILQELHHHPGGRKPSMLDPLTLNRQAKQRELAYSQLSPHYPLSPQYHNLSYCSSPDEDEEDEGLLCTPTLGLWERFKLHRKRHRQASMEDEGYVAAGHALRRKVQFAKDEDLHDILDYWKGVSAQQKT from the exons ATGGCAAGCATCTCTGCTCGGGTTTCTCCAATGGATATTGTGACGACATCCCAAATGGCCGGGAGGACAGGACAGGGACGGCAGAGACATAACGTGACTGGAGGTTCTTCATCAGTGGTCCTGTCCACAGCCAGCTCCTTCCTCTGTTGGCTCGCCCTGCTGTCAATAATGCGGTTGCCAATGGTAACAGCTGACTGCTGGCTTATCGAAGGCGAGAAAGGCTTTGTGTGGCTGGCTATCTGCAGTATGAACCAGCCGCCGTATGAGACCATCCCCTCCCACATTAACAG CACTATTGTGGATCTGAGGCTGAATGAGAACAAGATTCGGTCGGTCCATTTTTCTTCACTCAGTCGCTTTGGCAACCTCACCTATCTGAACCTCACCAAGAACGATATCAGCTATGTGGAAGACGGAGCGTTCTCAGCACAATTCAACCTGCAG GTTCTCCAGATGGGTTTTAACAAGTTGAGGAACCTGACCGAGGGGATGCTGCGAGGTCTGGGCAAGCTGCAGTATCTCTACCTGCAAGCCAACCTCATCGAGACTGTTACACCCAACACCTTCTGGGAATGCCCCAACATAGAGAATATAGATCTCTCCATGAACAG GATCCAGGTGCTGGATGGCAGTTTGTTCTCTGTACTCTCTAAGCTCACCACTTGTGAACTTTACACCAACCCCTTCCACTGCTCTTGTGAGCTGCTGGGTTTTGTGCGCTGGCTCTCAGCCTTCCCCAACAGGACCAGTGAGAGGATGGTGTGCGACTCTCCTCCAGGATTTTTCGGCTACACCCTCCTGAGCCAAAACCCCCGCATGCCTGCCCTGCGCAACGCACTGAACGCGCTCAGTCAGGTATGCACAGAAGACGGTAGTAGCGTGACATCCTTTTATGTTATTAGCCCGCATGATTCCACCACCCCCCCCTCAGATTTTGCCTCTCCCTGCGGATTGGACGATTGTGCTTCAGGGACCCCTCCTGATGATGTAATTAGTTTAAGCCCCATTTTCTCTGACCCCAATCCCATCATGACGCTAAAGCAGATGCGACATTCAAGTGCTGTGATTACGGTTCAAATTCCCCATCCGTACAGGAAAATGTACATCCTGGTGCTTTATAACAACAGCTTCTTCACAGATATCCAGAATCTGAAAAATCAAAGAGAAGATATTGAGCTCAAGAACTTAAAACCTAACATCGACTACAGGTACTGTGTGGCTTCTATACGAAACTCCCTGCGGTTTAACCACACCTGTCTGACCATCTCCACTGGCCGCCGGGCCGGGGCTGAGAGGATAGCCAATCCGTCGTCAGCCACCCACTACATTATGACGATTTTGGGCTGTTTGTTTGGCATGTTACTCTTCCTCGGCCTAGTTGTCCACTGcctgaggaagaagaggatcatgcaggagaaggagaggaagatgAGCAGGATCCAAAGGACTCTGATAGAGCTCAAGTATGGTGGAGAAGGGGGTATAGAGGGAGGTAGTGGAGGATCTGTTTCCCAGAAGCTTGGTGCTGGGGACAGTCTGTCCAGAATGCCCTACCTTCCTCAGGGTGGTGAGATTGATCCATACAAGCTGCAGGAGGTGACAGAAACACCGGTGCACAAGCCTGCTAAACTTAACTACATGGAGGTGAGAGGGCCTGGCattgaaagggagagagaacgAGAacgagagcgagagcgagaaagagagatgTCACCACAAGCAAATCCCCAGGGCTCAGTAGCAGAGATCTCAACCATCGCTAAAGAAGTTGATAAAGTGAACCAGATCATCAACAACTGTATAGATGCTCTGAAATCTGAGTCTACCTCCTTTCAACAGGGGATCAAATCCCCCTCTTCTGCGGGAGGAGGGGCTGTTTCTACTGCAGAGCCACAGCTGGTGCTTCTCTCTgagcaaggagagagagaacgaggAAGTGAGTTCCTCTCCCCAGTGTacaagggaggaagaggagggcgagaagagagggggagaagcTATCATCATTCTCTGCAGCGACACCACAGCGTGGAGGCACCTCCGGCCTCCAAAAGGCCCAGCACCTCCTCTTCTCCTGGCTCTGCCCGGAGCCCTCGCTCATTCCGCTCCGAGGGAGGCTACCACTCGTCAGAGACCCGCTATATCGAGAGGACCTCGCccggagagagaggggaaaggggAGGCGGGGGAGGAGAGGCCATTCGTACAGTCAACCCGGCAGCGGCCATCCTACGAGCTGAAGCCCAGAGAATCCGCCAGTACAATGAACACCGTCACTCCTATCCCGGCTCCCAGCAGCACCTCCAGGAGATGCAGCACCACCCCCAGATCCTGCAGGAGCTCCACCACCACCCAGGGGGCCGTAAGCCTTCCATGTTAGACCCCCTCACCCTCAACAGGCAGGCCAAGCAGCGGGAACTGGCCTACTCCCAGCTCTCGCCACACTACCCGCTCTCACCCCAGTACCACAACCTCAGCTACTGCTCCAGCCCAGACGAAGACGAGGAGGACGAAGGGCTGCTCTGCACCCCGACCCTGGGGCTGTGGGAGAGGTTCAAACTGCACCGGAAGAGGCACCGGCAGGCGTCCATGGAGGACGAAGGATACGTGGCAGCCGGACACGCTCTGAGGCGAAAGGTTCAGTTTGCCAAGGACGAGGATCTTCACGACATACTGGACTACTGGAAAGGTGTGTCCGCCCAGCAGAAGACCTGA